A window from Osmia lignaria lignaria isolate PbOS001 chromosome 8, iyOsmLign1, whole genome shotgun sequence encodes these proteins:
- the LOC143305568 gene encoding uncharacterized protein LOC143305568 has product MEVPRLEGIAFLAIAKYYPIIMPAFQLTLTEEAALLLAMCRERQKRRRMYESRWAATCTEVDLFDLRYLFGEEIDPDWW; this is encoded by the exons ATGGAGGTTCCGCGGTTAGAGGGTATTGCATTTTTGGCAATCGCCAAATATTATC CGATAATTATGCCAGCGTTTCAATTGACCCTGACCGAGGAAGCAGCATTGCTGTTGGCAATGTGCCGTGAGCGGCAGAAGCGGCGGCGCATGTATGAATCGCGGTGGGCGGCAACGTGTacggaggtcgatttattcgacctccgatatttgttcgGGGaagaaatcgat ccggactggtggtag